From a single Vitis vinifera cultivar Pinot Noir 40024 chromosome 18, ASM3070453v1 genomic region:
- the LOC100854310 gene encoding F-box/LRR-repeat protein At3g48880 isoform X2 → MEERKWDELNMDCLANVFQKVGMLSLLFDVPFVCKSWYKASLNPMCWQHLVFPDINPSDMGRQIPVRLLIQSTSVVKLVVNRSSGCATTLALPKHCSEKALEYAAKKCPALKILVLHDFMPHESSILIPKLISKWKNLEVLSLRWSYNMADIIPQIGFHCKKFVQLNAPNSIIGKDESSAMVTFVPNIRHLFLKGSGIKQENLVIILQGCKELVSLDVSDCIGFKDDDAEILQLASHIPAFVCEGSRILIPQLTD, encoded by the exons ATGGAGGAACGAAAATGGGACGAGCTAAACATGGACTGTCTGGCGAATGTGTTTCAGAAAGTGGGAATGTTGTCATTGTTGTTTGATGTTCCCTTTGTGTGCAAGTCATGGTATAAAGCAAGCCTCAATCCTATGTGCTGGCAACATCTTGTTTTTCCTGACATCAACCCGAGTGATATGGGCAGGCAGATCCCAGTAAGGTTACTGATACAATCAACTTCAGTGGTAAAGTTAGTAGTCAATCGTAGCAGTGGATGTGCTACTACTCTTGCGCTGCCGAAACACTGCAGTGAGAAGGCACTGGAGTATGCTGCTAAGAA GTGTCCTGCCTTGAAAATTCTAGTTCTGCATGATTTTATGCCTCATGAGTCATCAATCCTTATTCCAAAACTGATAAGCAAGTGGAAAAATCTTGAAGTATTGTCACTCAGGTGGAGCTATAATATGGCAGACATCATACCCCAAATTGGTTTTCATTGCAAGAAGTTTGTTCAGCTAAATGCTCCAAACTCCATCATTGGGAAAGATGAATCGTCGGCCATGGTGACCTTTGTGCCAAACATTAGACACTTGTTTCTAAAGGGATCAGGCATTAAGCAGGAGAATCTAGTGATAATATTGCAGGGCTGCAAAGAGCTTGTGAGTTTAGACGTCAGTGACTGCATTGGTTTTAAGGATGATGATGCTGAGATATTGCAACTTGCTTCACATATTCCTGCATTCGTTTGTGAAGGTTCAAGGATTTTAATTCCTCAGTTGACAGACTAA
- the LOC100854310 gene encoding F-box/LRR-repeat protein At3g48880 isoform X1 produces the protein MRYNHQVPKPLRQGDIGVCCKRMEERKWDELNMDCLANVFQKVGMLSLLFDVPFVCKSWYKASLNPMCWQHLVFPDINPSDMGRQIPVRLLIQSTSVVKLVVNRSSGCATTLALPKHCSEKALEYAAKKCPALKILVLHDFMPHESSILIPKLISKWKNLEVLSLRWSYNMADIIPQIGFHCKKFVQLNAPNSIIGKDESSAMVTFVPNIRHLFLKGSGIKQENLVIILQGCKELVSLDVSDCIGFKDDDAEILQLASHIPAFVCEGSRILIPQLTD, from the exons ATGGAGGAACGAAAATGGGACGAGCTAAACATGGACTGTCTGGCGAATGTGTTTCAGAAAGTGGGAATGTTGTCATTGTTGTTTGATGTTCCCTTTGTGTGCAAGTCATGGTATAAAGCAAGCCTCAATCCTATGTGCTGGCAACATCTTGTTTTTCCTGACATCAACCCGAGTGATATGGGCAGGCAGATCCCAGTAAGGTTACTGATACAATCAACTTCAGTGGTAAAGTTAGTAGTCAATCGTAGCAGTGGATGTGCTACTACTCTTGCGCTGCCGAAACACTGCAGTGAGAAGGCACTGGAGTATGCTGCTAAGAA GTGTCCTGCCTTGAAAATTCTAGTTCTGCATGATTTTATGCCTCATGAGTCATCAATCCTTATTCCAAAACTGATAAGCAAGTGGAAAAATCTTGAAGTATTGTCACTCAGGTGGAGCTATAATATGGCAGACATCATACCCCAAATTGGTTTTCATTGCAAGAAGTTTGTTCAGCTAAATGCTCCAAACTCCATCATTGGGAAAGATGAATCGTCGGCCATGGTGACCTTTGTGCCAAACATTAGACACTTGTTTCTAAAGGGATCAGGCATTAAGCAGGAGAATCTAGTGATAATATTGCAGGGCTGCAAAGAGCTTGTGAGTTTAGACGTCAGTGACTGCATTGGTTTTAAGGATGATGATGCTGAGATATTGCAACTTGCTTCACATATTCCTGCATTCGTTTGTGAAGGTTCAAGGATTTTAATTCCTCAGTTGACAGACTAA